A genome region from Frankineae bacterium MT45 includes the following:
- a CDS encoding aminoglycoside 6'-N-acetyltransferase, whose protein sequence is MNIDSTDEPGAPASIVPLPPVGPLPPVVPVLQGERVRLRGVSAADIPALAAIRRTPEVRARWRGGDDMELAVREDLAEPDSTPFVIEVDGSVAGWIQWSAETEPDYRHASMDIYLDPRLHGQGLGTDAVRTLARHLVDDHGHHRLEIDPAADNLAAIRCYSKVGFRPVGILRRSERGGDGDWHDALLMDLLAEELAD, encoded by the coding sequence ATGAACATCGACTCGACGGACGAGCCCGGCGCTCCGGCATCGATCGTGCCGCTCCCTCCGGTCGGGCCGCTACCACCGGTCGTACCGGTCCTGCAGGGCGAGCGGGTACGCCTGCGGGGTGTCTCGGCCGCGGACATCCCGGCACTCGCGGCGATCCGGCGGACGCCGGAGGTGCGAGCGCGCTGGCGGGGAGGCGACGACATGGAGCTGGCCGTCCGGGAGGATCTGGCCGAGCCCGATTCGACCCCGTTCGTCATCGAAGTCGATGGGTCGGTGGCGGGGTGGATTCAATGGTCGGCCGAGACGGAACCGGATTACCGGCATGCTTCCATGGATATCTACCTTGACCCAAGGCTGCATGGGCAGGGCCTCGGCACCGACGCCGTTCGCACCCTCGCGCGCCACCTCGTCGACGACCACGGCCACCATCGACTGGAGATCGATCCGGCCGCCGACAATCTGGCCGCGATCCGCTGCTACTCGAAGGTCGGGTTCCGTCCGGTTGGAATTCTGCGGCGCAGCGAGCGTGGCGGCGACGGCGACTGGCATGACGCCCTGCTGATGGATCTCCTCGCCGAGGAACTGGCCGATTAG